From Lolium perenne isolate Kyuss_39 chromosome 5, Kyuss_2.0, whole genome shotgun sequence, a single genomic window includes:
- the LOC127298996 gene encoding uncharacterized protein — translation MLNKAVKHTLTTTFTRLKAGLTKDSPPLPPRRRARQQPAYDPDFEAAYVAAHQEYQVAFNQHQQQFMEYMAYIHASFVANQTGQTADLGPMPPFPGPAPNMPSKENFAAEYYGRTTGTGCSGNQGGGRDMTPVHDGGPSPGATPGTSPGTSPGPSPGGSSAASTGRNRPGPVSSGDELL, via the exons atgctgaacaaggccgtcaagcataccctcaccacgaccttcacgcgtctcaaggcgggactcaccaaggacagcccccctctcccgcctcgtcgccgggctcggcaacaacccgcatacgac cctgacttcgaggcggcctacgtggccgctcatcaagaatatcaggtggccttcaaccagcaccagcagcagttcatggagtacatggcatatatacat gcgtcgtttgtggccaatcaaactggacagacagcggatttagggccgatgcctccctttccggggccggcgccaaacatgccatcgaaggaaaatttcgctgcggagtactatgggagaacaacg ggaacgggatgttccGGAAACCAGGGTGGTGGGAGGGACATGACACCGGTTCATGAtggtggtccttctcccggtgctacacccggtacttctcccggtacttctcccggtccttctcccggtggttcttccgcagcttctaccggaaggaatcggcccgggccggtgtctagcggcgacgagctcctctag